A portion of the Nitratidesulfovibrio termitidis HI1 genome contains these proteins:
- a CDS encoding vWA domain-containing protein, whose translation MGAAHVTAGVMTSFPAASVAPESPDPSALALETEAHGRMLRARAALVLDHPFFGSLTLRLHLKADPACDGLWTDGVTLGFNPRRVAALPDAMVTAMQAHEVLHVVCGHHVRRDGRDEGLWNRACDYAVNGILLDAGFTLPAGFLDAPEHRGRTAEDIYAVLSRMQEEEKGGGTGDKAQGEAEASGARSGASGGQPEDAPATQRRSDPEQAPPELPEGDDADGRGGDRTGEGEGRDNVETSFSGEVRDHPQLQGDASDAARRRAERDLRIDLGQAVQGARFMGDLPAGLERLAGQALHPPLDWRTLLRRFICQCTANDYSWTPPNRRYVHMGLHLPSLRSQDLPELVLVIDSSGSVDDVSLARFCGEVSAILQDFDTRLTVIYCDCAVQEVLHLTRWDLPLRLTPRGGGGTDYRPAFARVDADGLRPACLICLTDLECNRFPVPPPYPVLWASTRPVGAGSGDDAPPFGEVLTLHEGA comes from the coding sequence GTGGGCGCTGCGCACGTCACCGCCGGGGTGATGACCTCTTTCCCCGCCGCCTCCGTCGCCCCCGAATCCCCCGACCCTTCTGCGCTCGCGCTGGAAACCGAGGCCCACGGGCGCATGCTGCGCGCCCGCGCCGCGCTGGTGCTGGATCACCCCTTTTTCGGCTCTCTGACCCTGCGCCTGCATCTGAAGGCGGACCCCGCCTGCGACGGCCTGTGGACCGACGGCGTGACCCTGGGCTTCAACCCGCGCCGGGTGGCCGCCCTGCCGGACGCCATGGTCACGGCCATGCAGGCGCACGAGGTGCTGCACGTGGTCTGCGGCCACCACGTGCGCCGTGACGGGCGCGACGAGGGGCTGTGGAATCGGGCCTGCGATTACGCGGTGAACGGCATCCTGCTGGACGCGGGCTTCACCCTGCCCGCCGGGTTTCTGGACGCGCCGGAACACCGGGGCCGCACGGCGGAAGACATCTACGCCGTGCTGTCGCGCATGCAGGAAGAAGAGAAGGGCGGCGGCACGGGCGACAAGGCCCAGGGCGAGGCCGAGGCCAGCGGCGCGCGTTCCGGCGCGTCCGGCGGCCAGCCGGAAGACGCCCCGGCCACGCAGCGCCGCAGCGATCCGGAACAGGCCCCGCCGGAACTGCCGGAAGGGGACGACGCCGACGGGCGCGGCGGCGACCGCACGGGCGAGGGCGAAGGCCGCGACAACGTGGAAACGTCCTTTTCCGGCGAGGTGCGCGACCATCCCCAGTTGCAGGGGGACGCGTCCGACGCCGCACGCCGCCGGGCAGAGCGCGACCTGCGCATCGACCTCGGGCAGGCGGTGCAGGGGGCGCGCTTCATGGGCGACCTGCCCGCCGGGCTGGAACGTCTGGCCGGGCAGGCCCTGCATCCGCCGCTGGACTGGCGCACCCTGCTGCGCCGGTTCATCTGCCAGTGCACGGCCAACGACTATTCATGGACGCCGCCCAACCGGCGCTACGTGCACATGGGGCTGCACCTGCCGTCGCTGCGTTCGCAGGACCTGCCGGAACTGGTGCTGGTTATCGACAGTTCCGGCTCGGTGGACGACGTGTCGCTGGCGCGCTTCTGCGGCGAGGTGTCTGCAATATTGCAGGATTTCGATACCCGGCTCACGGTCATCTACTGCGACTGCGCCGTGCAGGAGGTGCTGCACCTGACCCGCTGGGACCTGCCCCTGCGCCTGACCCCGCGCGGGGGCGGCGGCACCGACTACCGCCCGGCCTTCGCCCGCGTGGATGCCGACGGCCTGCGCCCGGCCTGCCTGATCTGCCTGACCGACCTTGAATGCAACCGTTTTCCCGTGCCGCCGCCGTACCCGGTGCTGTGGGCGTCCACCCGGCCCGTGGGGGCGGGCAGTGGCGACGACGCTCCGCCCTTCGGCGAGGTGCTGACCCTGCACGAAGGAGCCTGA
- a CDS encoding AAA family ATPase: MIPSQIARALATLVAIRRPVFLWGAPGVGKSRVVAQVAHDLGMDLRDIRAVLLDPVDLRGLPTIDAAGRARWCPPSFLPDDGRGILFLDELNAAPPLVQAACYQLILDRQLGEYRLPDGWAVVAAGNREQDRAVTHRMPTALANRMVHLDFETDLDDWLGWAQTANIRSEVTAFLRFRPRLLHDFDPAVADRAFPSPRTWEYVSDMLAAGPDEAVEYDLVRGAVGEGAAAEFAGFLRVWRDLPEPDAVLAAPHDAPVPDEPAAAYAICEALARHAAPDTMDALVCYADRLPVEFGVLLMRDSVRADTTVVETPSFARWAQANAHVLL; this comes from the coding sequence ATGATTCCTTCCCAGATTGCTCGCGCCCTTGCCACGCTGGTGGCCATTCGCCGTCCCGTGTTCCTGTGGGGTGCGCCGGGCGTGGGCAAGAGCCGGGTGGTGGCGCAGGTTGCCCACGACCTTGGCATGGACCTGCGCGACATCCGCGCCGTGCTGCTGGATCCCGTGGACCTGCGCGGCCTGCCCACCATCGACGCCGCCGGGCGCGCCCGGTGGTGCCCGCCCTCGTTCCTGCCCGATGACGGACGGGGCATCCTGTTTCTGGACGAACTGAACGCCGCGCCGCCGCTGGTGCAGGCTGCCTGCTACCAGTTGATTCTGGACCGCCAGCTTGGCGAGTACCGCCTGCCCGATGGCTGGGCCGTGGTGGCGGCGGGCAACCGCGAGCAGGACCGGGCGGTAACCCACCGCATGCCCACCGCGCTGGCCAACCGCATGGTGCACCTGGACTTCGAGACGGACCTCGACGACTGGCTGGGCTGGGCGCAGACGGCGAACATCCGTTCCGAGGTCACGGCCTTTTTGCGCTTTCGCCCGCGCCTGCTGCACGACTTCGACCCCGCCGTGGCCGATCGCGCCTTTCCTTCGCCGCGCACCTGGGAATACGTGTCCGACATGCTGGCCGCCGGGCCTGACGAGGCCGTGGAATACGACCTGGTGCGCGGGGCCGTGGGCGAAGGGGCCGCCGCAGAATTCGCGGGATTTCTGCGGGTGTGGCGCGACCTGCCGGAGCCGGACGCCGTGCTGGCCGCTCCGCATGACGCCCCCGTGCCCGACGAGCCTGCTGCCGCCTACGCCATCTGCGAGGCGCTGGCCCGCCATGCCGCGCCCGACACCATGGATGCGCTGGTCTGCTACGCCGACCGCCTGCCCGTGGAATTCGGCGTGCTGCTGATGCGCGATTCCGTGCGCGCCGACACCACGGTGGTGGAAACGCCGTCCTTCGCGCGGTGGGCGCAGGCCAACGCCCACGTGCTGCTGTGA